ATCCCCATCTTTGATCAACGCTACTTTAAGCGCCTCAGCAATACCAGAGCGCCAATCTCGATCATCAAGAGTGGTCAAAAAATCAAAGTCATTTAATACTGCATAGGGTGGACTAAATGTTCCCAAAAAGTTCTTTTTGCCAAAAGCATTGATGCCATTTTTGACACCTACACCCGAATCATTTTGCCCTAAAACTGTCGTCGGTACCCGCAGCAGACGAATTCCTCGGTGAGCAGTTGCAGCAGCATATCCAGCCATATCTAGCACAGCACCACCGCCAATTGCTAACACGTAGCAGTGACGGCATAATTTAACCTGATCAATCACCTGATGAATTTGTTCTAGAAATCTGGAATCGTTTTTGACTACTTCTCCACCGGGAACTACTATCGGCTCAACGCTCAAAGTTAGTACATTTTCATAATGCTTGGCATAAGCTGATAATTTTTCTAGAAAACCATCCTGGTATTTTAATAATCCTCCATCTACCACTGCTACCACTTGCTTTGGGGTTGTTTCCCTATCTGTGTCAATCACTTGAGCTAGTAAAGGATTTTCTAACTCAAACAATCCTCTGGTAAAATGAACATCATAATTAAAGGTAACACTGACAGATTGCTGAAGTGGTTGTAGACTAAATCTAGTATTTTTTGTAATGTTAGTTGGCATCGTTTTATACCCAAATGTTTTGCAGAGAATAACAAAATTCAGATACAGTAAATTTTAACAACTATGTCGGAAATTACTGATGATTTAAGTAGGGTGAACCATTTACTACATCACTGGTTGTTGCAGTGTACTTCCGATAAAGCCCTAAATTGGCTAGCACAGAAGCAAGCAGAAATTGCCAATGGTGCAAACCAAAGAGTATTTTTCGCAGCTTTTAGTGCTGTACCTAGGTATATAGGTAAACAGGATTTACAGCTATCACCCCAGGACTTAGAAATAGCCAAAACACTGCTTGCGGGTTGGGTTCCCAGTCATTGGAGTGCTGATCAGGTGGGGCGGACAATATTGCTTTTAGCTTTACCCCACAATGACATGGAGAAGTATATGCGATCGCTTGATCAAGTCTTCACCACTGCCGATATGGGAGAATTAATAGTCCTATATCAAAGTTTACCCCTATTACCATATCCAGAGTTACAACGCCAACGTGCTGCAGAGGGAATTCGCAGCAACATCGTAACTGTTTTCCAAGCAGTTGCACTACAAAACCCCTATCCGGCAAATTATTTAGATGATATTGCTTGGAATCAGATGGTGTTGAAGGCTGTATTTGTCAATAGTCCATTGCATCTGATTTGGGGTCTAGATCAACGTGCTAACCCCAAATTAGCCCAGATGTTAATTGACTATGCTCATGAACGTTCTGCAGCTAAACGCTCAGTTACGCCAGAACTATGGCGACTTGTGGAGCCATTTGCACTGGGGATTGGGAGTAAGGAGTAATGAGTAAGGAGTAATGAGTAATGAGTTAGGAGTTAGGAGTTAGGAGTTAGGAGTTGTAGGGTGTGTTACGGCGCTAGCGATGGCCGCTAATTTTTAGCTAAAAATTCCGAAATGCGCCGTAACGCACCGTCACAGTGAGCAGTGAGGAGTTTGGAGTTGGACAAATAACCAATGACAAATGACAAATGACAAATGACAAATGACAAATGACAAATGACAAATGACCATCTACTTAAGAGATATAACCTAATGTTTATTGATCCACACATTCACATGAGTTCCCGCACCACTTACGATTACATGGTAATGCGGGAGTATGGCATTGTTGCCGTCATTGAACCATCATTTTGGTTAGGACAACCCCGGACTCATGCTGCAACATTTAAGGACTACTTTAGCAGTTTAGTGGGGTGGGAAAGGTTTCGGGCTAGTCAATTTTGCATCCAACATTATTGCACAATTGGACTCAACCCAAAAGAGGCTAATAACGAAGCACTAGCTGCAGAAGTCATGGAATTACTACCGCTTTATGCATGTAAAGAGGGAGTAGTAGCTATAGGCGAAATTGGCTATGATGACATGACACAAGCAGAGGATAAATACTTCTGCCAACAATTAGATTTAGCTAAAGAAATTGATAGCCTAGTCCTGATTCATACTCCCCATCGCAATAAAAAAGCAGGTGCCAGCCAAAGCATGGATCGTTGTCTAGAATATGGTTTAGATCCGGCACAGGTGATTATTGACCACAATAACGAAGAGACTGTAGAAGAAGTTCTAGAAAGAGGATTTTGGGCAGCTTTTACAATTTACCCACACACCAAAATGGGTAACGCTAGAATGGTAGAAATTGTCCGTCAATATGGATGCGATCGCATTATCGTTGATAGTAGCGCCGATTGGGGTATCAGCGATCCTTTAGCCGTTCCCAAAACAGCTAAATTGATGTTAGAAAGGGGTATTTGTGAAGAACATGTCCAAGCAGTTTGTTATGAAAATGCCCTAGCTGCTTACAGTCAAACTGGGCAAATGCAAGCATCAGATTGGCTGAATCCCCCATCCATTGATCAGCGGCAGATGTTTGATGGTAATTCTGTATTACGGGGACAGGAACCAGGGATAGAATCAATTTCTCAATATCTGCTGATTGAATAGAAAATTTGCATATTCGCTATTCTAGGTTTGGGGGTTGGTTTCTAATAATGAAAAGGAGATAAATAAGTGAATATTGCCAATATGAATTTTCCCCACTTGCGGGGTTATCTAGAATTAATGCGCCCTGCTAACATTGTAACTGCTTGGGCTGATATTCTGGTTGGCTTTGCCGCCTCTGGTTCTGGGTTAATTATTGCTGACTTAATTAATAAAGAAGCAACTTATGTCAGCTTGATTCCCTTAGCCTGGTTGTTATTAGCTACTACCGGATTATATGGCGGTGGGATAGTTTTTAATGATGTTTTTGATGCAGAACTCGATGCTAAAGAACGTCCAACAAGAGCAATTCCTAGCAATCGCGTGTCTCGTCAAAATGCTACTATATTGGGAATAATATTATTGTGTATTGGCATTACTGCAGCCGCCCAAGTTTCGTGGTTGAGTGCAGTCATTGCTATCATCATCACATTTGCGGCTTTGTTGTATGATGCTCAAAGCAAACATCATTCCTTTTTTGGCCCTCTAAATATGGGTTTGTGTCGTGGCAGTAATTTATTATTAGGTGTAAGCGTCATCCCAGGAATGGTGTGGGAACGTTGGTATTTAGCGCTGATTCCTGTTTTGTATATCGCGGCGATTACTGCAATTAGTCAGGGTGAAGTTCATGGAGGTAAAAAAATTACAGGAATACTCGCAGTATTATTAATTTTAATCGTCCTGACTGCAGTTTTAGCCTTGGGAATGTTCACAGACTATACAGCTATAGCAGCATTACCATTCGCGATTTTATTAAGTATTCGAGTCTTACCCGTTTTTATCATAGCTGCCCTGGAACCAATTCCTGAAAAAATCAGAACTGCGGTGAAAGCAGGTGTCTTATCTCTAATTGTCTTGGATGCAACAATGGCCTCTGGTTTCGCTGGTTGGTATTATGGTTTATTAGTCTTAATTCTGCTACCGCTTTCAATGGCATTAGCAAAATTATTCGCTGTGACTTAAAATTAAAATATGAAGATTACAAGAAACCGCAACTTACACCTAACTTATTGTACCAATATTCATCCTGGGGAAACTTGGAAAGAAGTTTTAGCTAATTTACAAAAGTATATTCCCACTCTCAAATCAAGATTATCACCCGATGAACTTTTCGGCATTGGATTGAGATTAGCAGATTTAGCCGCAAGAGAACTTTTAGAAAGTGATAATTTAGCTCAATTTAAACACTGGTTAATTCAAGAAAATCTATATGTTTTTACCTTAAATGGATTTCCTTATGGCGGATTTCATCGACAAGTTGTCAAAGACGAAGTTTATGCACCAGATTGGTCAAAAATAGAACGTGTAGATTATACACTGCGGTTACTCAAAATTTTAGAAACTCTATTACCAGAAGGTATTGATGGGGGAATTTCTACAGTACCTTTATCATATAAAATTTGGTGGAAACAAGATAAAGAAGCTGGTGAGATAGTTTTCAAAACAAGCTGTCTACACATAGCATTAATTGTCGCCGAAATGATTCGCATTCACGAAACGACAGGAAAACTACTGCATTTGGATTTGGAACCTGAGCCTGATGGATTAATTGAGAATACCTCAGAAGTAATCGATTTCTTTCAAGATTATTTATTACCTATCGCTGGTACAGATTTAGCAGATAAATTAAATATTTCCCAGCAATTGGCGGAAAAATACTTGCTAGAACATATCAGAATTTGCTATGATACATGCCATTTTGCGGTAGAATATGAAGACCCAGCATCTGTATTTACTCGGTTGCAATCAGCCGGAATAAAAATTGGTAAAATTCAAATAAGTGCAGCAATTAAAGTTAACTTACCTACAGAAATTGAGCAACGTCGTTTGATATTTCAGCGATTACATCCCTTTGCAGATTCCACCTATCTTCACCAAGTAATAGAACGTCGCCCTGATGGTGAACTTTATCACTATCCTGACTTAATTACTGCATTACCACAATTAGAACAGTCTTTAGCTGAAGAATGGCGGACTCACTTCCATATTCCCATTTTTATTAGTGATTATCAACTTTTGCAGTCTACGCAAGATGATATTGTTACTGCTTTAAATCTCGTGCAAAAAAATCAAGCTTGTCAACATTTAGAAATTGAAACTTATACTTGGGATATATTACCACCAGAAATGAAAATAGATTTGCTAACTTCAATTCAGCGAGAATATGAGTGGGTATTGTCAACAATAGCCACCAATTAAGAGGTTGTTTATCAAGTAAAAATAAAATTCTTGTAGGGTGTGTTAGGCGCATATTTCGATATGATTTGTCACGAAAAATATGACATGAGCGCCTAACGCACCGTGTTATTTAGCGGTGCGTTAGGCTAAAGCCGTAACACACCCTACTGAAGATTTACTTGATAAATGGTCTCTAAGCAGGGATAAAAATCAAAAATCAAAACAAAAAAAATATGCAAAAAACAGTAGTTATAAATGTCGTAGGATTAACATCCAGTTTATTAGGTGAACACACGCCGTTTTTGTCATCTTGGGCGGCTAAAGGGGAAATAGTCCCAATTAAACCGATATTACCTGCGGTGACTTGTTCTGTTCAGGC
The Gloeotrichia echinulata CP02 DNA segment above includes these coding regions:
- a CDS encoding 3-dehydroquinate synthase — translated: MPTNITKNTRFSLQPLQQSVSVTFNYDVHFTRGLFELENPLLAQVIDTDRETTPKQVVAVVDGGLLKYQDGFLEKLSAYAKHYENVLTLSVEPIVVPGGEVVKNDSRFLEQIHQVIDQVKLCRHCYVLAIGGGAVLDMAGYAAATAHRGIRLLRVPTTVLGQNDSGVGVKNGINAFGKKNFLGTFSPPYAVLNDFDFLTTLDDRDWRSGIAEALKVALIKDGDFFDLIMNDADKLANRDLDAMQRLIYRCAQLHLEHIANGGDPFETGSSRPLDFGHWAAHKLEHLTDYSLRHGEAVAIGIALDSTYSYLSGLLLPSEWKKILATIKKLGFSLYVSALTEQLDQPNHPDCIFWGLTEFREHLGGKLTLMLLQGIGQGMEVHQVDLSLYRQAISLLQATELED
- a CDS encoding EboA family metabolite traffic protein gives rise to the protein MSEITDDLSRVNHLLHHWLLQCTSDKALNWLAQKQAEIANGANQRVFFAAFSAVPRYIGKQDLQLSPQDLEIAKTLLAGWVPSHWSADQVGRTILLLALPHNDMEKYMRSLDQVFTTADMGELIVLYQSLPLLPYPELQRQRAAEGIRSNIVTVFQAVALQNPYPANYLDDIAWNQMVLKAVFVNSPLHLIWGLDQRANPKLAQMLIDYAHERSAAKRSVTPELWRLVEPFALGIGSKE
- a CDS encoding TatD family hydrolase; its protein translation is MFIDPHIHMSSRTTYDYMVMREYGIVAVIEPSFWLGQPRTHAATFKDYFSSLVGWERFRASQFCIQHYCTIGLNPKEANNEALAAEVMELLPLYACKEGVVAIGEIGYDDMTQAEDKYFCQQLDLAKEIDSLVLIHTPHRNKKAGASQSMDRCLEYGLDPAQVIIDHNNEETVEEVLERGFWAAFTIYPHTKMGNARMVEIVRQYGCDRIIVDSSADWGISDPLAVPKTAKLMLERGICEEHVQAVCYENALAAYSQTGQMQASDWLNPPSIDQRQMFDGNSVLRGQEPGIESISQYLLIE
- the eboC gene encoding UbiA-like protein EboC (EboC, a homolog the polyprenyltransferase UbiA, belongs to system of proteins involved in the trafficking of precursor metabolites to an extracytoplasmic compartment so that the biosynthesis of certain natural products, such as scytonemin, can be completed.), whose product is MRPANIVTAWADILVGFAASGSGLIIADLINKEATYVSLIPLAWLLLATTGLYGGGIVFNDVFDAELDAKERPTRAIPSNRVSRQNATILGIILLCIGITAAAQVSWLSAVIAIIITFAALLYDAQSKHHSFFGPLNMGLCRGSNLLLGVSVIPGMVWERWYLALIPVLYIAAITAISQGEVHGGKKITGILAVLLILIVLTAVLALGMFTDYTAIAALPFAILLSIRVLPVFIIAALEPIPEKIRTAVKAGVLSLIVLDATMASGFAGWYYGLLVLILLPLSMALAKLFAVT
- the eboE gene encoding metabolite traffic protein EboE, which translates into the protein MKITRNRNLHLTYCTNIHPGETWKEVLANLQKYIPTLKSRLSPDELFGIGLRLADLAARELLESDNLAQFKHWLIQENLYVFTLNGFPYGGFHRQVVKDEVYAPDWSKIERVDYTLRLLKILETLLPEGIDGGISTVPLSYKIWWKQDKEAGEIVFKTSCLHIALIVAEMIRIHETTGKLLHLDLEPEPDGLIENTSEVIDFFQDYLLPIAGTDLADKLNISQQLAEKYLLEHIRICYDTCHFAVEYEDPASVFTRLQSAGIKIGKIQISAAIKVNLPTEIEQRRLIFQRLHPFADSTYLHQVIERRPDGELYHYPDLITALPQLEQSLAEEWRTHFHIPIFISDYQLLQSTQDDIVTALNLVQKNQACQHLEIETYTWDILPPEMKIDLLTSIQREYEWVLSTIATN